CAACAATAAATCATGATCTTCGCCGAAGTCCAGCGCACCTCGCTGGTAGCCTGAAGTGTATTAGTTCCGACTTGATCTGACATTTCCTCTTGAAACAGAAGAGGTTCTCCTTTTTGATGGAAGTGCAAACGAACCATCAAACCAGACACTATGCCCAAGGAGAACCACATGTCCAGTTTCAATCAAAACATCATAAAACACAAGATTGGTCTGCTGAATCTGGCTGAAGAGCTTGGTAATGTTTCCAGAGCTTGCAAGCTGATGGGTTTTTCTCGCGATACTTTTTATCGGTAT
Above is a genomic segment from Marinifilum sp. JC120 containing:
- a CDS encoding helix-turn-helix domain-containing protein, producing the protein MSSFNQNIIKHKIGLLNLAEELGNVSRACKLMGFSRDTFYRY